Proteins from one Syngnathus scovelli strain Florida chromosome 9, RoL_Ssco_1.2, whole genome shotgun sequence genomic window:
- the LOC125974704 gene encoding transcription factor HES-2-like, translated as MKLMQEAEDAIRERKLLKSQVEKRRRERMNHSLERLRSMLMQEPQQVEQGAAQRRVEKTEILEHTVLFLQNNSSKASVGPQSQQCSFQEGFHSCLQKAAHFLGPEGKGLWLALDASFIQRSSSTSSSSTSSILHLLRHRRAAAAAAAAAAAQPARTPAQGQKWLGTCMESPPAEGPSLGQSVWRPWP; from the exons ATGAAGCTCATGCAGGAAGCAGAGGATGCTATCCGCGAAAGAAAG CTTCTAAAATCCCAAGTCGAGAAGCGTCGACGTGAGAGAATGAACCACAGTCTCGAGCGTTTGAGGAGCATGTTGATGCAGGAGCCGCAACAAGTGGAGCAG GGTGCAGCCCAGCGTCGCGTGGAGAAGACGGAGATTTTGGAGCACACCGTCCTGTTCCTCCAAAACAACAGCAGCAAAGCAAGTGTTGGCCCACAATCACAGCAATGCTCCTTTCAAGAAGGCTTCCACAGCTGCCTGCAAAAAGCCGCCCACTTCCTGGGGCCCGAGGGCAAAGGCCTGTGGCTGGCCCTGGATGCCTCCTTCATCCAACGCTCCTCTTCCACTTCATCCTCCTCTACTTCCTCCATCCTCCACCTGCTGAGACACAGgcgagcggcggcggcagcggcggcggcggcggcagctcaGCCCGCCAGAACCCCCGCTCAGGGGCAAAAGTGGCTGGGGACGTGCATGGAGAGCCCTCCGGCCGAGGGGCCCTCTCTGGGCCAGAGCGTGTGGAGGCCCTGGCCCTAA
- the zp3d.2 gene encoding zona pellucida sperm-binding protein 3d.2 isoform X1: MIYFLFLIFLSLFSSFQGGKAPLRRAIPPFTSALTNRTMTDSLENLTFPQAYLKLPVFVHSELPPLEKLHLYPVKASGLEPLPRPVRVRLLPGPARPPGPSGHRTVRTSCKMDKMLVRVPKSILGVGEINQLKLGSCQATKSSKNYIYFLHGLDQCGTKRQMINGQMTYSNTLQYNPEMHLGLIRRSVPFVMPVVCNYTRYQYSYKVGYLPKMRMRHIFKAMRNRANFILTPLNVRWERFSPSDKYVLGEPMRFEAEGPSVPQDMRLYVHSCYATPNKSHISKPQFPVVKDFGCMIESKYGRSRFIPYKNNVVRFSVDAFYFQGMTDQQLYMHCTMSVESDVPTPTAKTCNYDTNLGRWVELHGWDWVCACCDSSCGSAAGLSEVTTSRGWKVQPRGQPFKNHKRKQPLFFSTTTTTTTTTVAPSVVKTTLEVIQSPTTPRLQLIDVTELKWPFGGRGVEWVEEEEQVMEEDVLETHPDFDIVKHSHEPKVKAMEKSQMKILTLKTSREATEPEAMGKVADWEWEDEEMVKKGSAVVEVIKEPRRTFEDIFEFDQ; the protein is encoded by the exons ATGATTTATTTTCTATTCCTTATATTTTTGTCGCTGTTTTCCTCATTCCAAGGAGGGAAGGCGCCATTACGGCGTGCCATACCTCCATTCACGAGTGCTTTAACGAACCGGACCATGACTGACAGTTTAGAAAATCTGACTTTTCCGCAGGCGTACTTAAAACTACCCGTGTTCGTCCATTCCGAGCTACCGCCGCTGGAAAAGCTCCACTTGTACCCGGTCAAAGCTAGCGGCCTCGAGCCTCTACCAAGGCCCGTCCGAGTGCGCCTGCTCCCTGGGCCAGCCAGACCACCAGGCCCGTCGGGTCATCGCACCGTGAGGACCTCATGCAAAATGGACAAAATGCTCGTCCGAGTGCCCAAGAGCATCCTCGGTGTTGGCGAAATAAATCAGCTCAAACTGGGATCATGTCAAGCAACAAAATCGTCCAAGAATTATATTTATTTCCTTCATGGACTCGACCAGTGTGGAACCAAACGACAG ATGATTAATGGACAGATGACCTATTCGAACACACTGCAGTACAACCCCGAGATGCACCTTGGCCTAATAAGGAGATCAGTGCCCTTTGTGATGCCCGTTGTCTGCAATTACACCAG GTATCAATACTCCTACAAAGTTGGCTACCTTCCAAAAATGCGCATGCGCCACATCTTCAAAGCAATGAGGAACAGAGCCAATTTTATCCTGACACCACTGAACG TTCGTTGGGAAAGGTTTTCTCCGTCTGATAAGTACGTCCTGGGTGAGCCCATGCGCTTTGAGGCCGAGGGTCCGTCTGTGCCCCAAGACATGAGGCTGTATGTCCACTCGTGCTATGCCACACCCAATAAGTCGCACATCTCCAAGCCTCAATTTCCAGTTGTGAAGGATTttgg GTGCATGATTGAAAGCAAATATGGTCGCTCCAGATTCATCCCGTACAAGAACAACGTTGTCCGATTTTCCGTGGATGCTTTCTACTTCCAAGGAATGACGGATCAA CAACTCTACATGCACTGCACCATGTCGGTTGAAAGTGACGTTCCCACTCCGACGGCAAAGACCTGCAACTACGACACAAACTTAGGAAG ATGGGTGGAGCTCCATGGCTGGGACTGGGTGTGCGCCTGCTGTGACTCCAGCTGTGGCTCTGCTGCCGGTT TGAGTGAAGTAACCACCAGCAGAGGGTGGAAAGTGCAGCCAAGAGGGCAACCGTTCAAAAACCACAAGAGGAAGCAGCCATTGTTCTTCTccactaccaccaccaccaccaccacgacaGTCGCACCTTCCGTGGTGAAGACCACCTTGGAGGTCATTCAAAGCCCGACCACACCGCGGCTCCAACTGATTGATGTGACAGAGTTAAAGTGGCCGTTTGGCGGGAGAGGAGTGGAGTGggtagaggaggaggagcaggtgATGGAGGAGGATGTCTTGGAAACCCATCCAGACTTTGACATCGTCAAACATTCCCACG AGCCTAAAGTGAAAGCCATGGAAAAATCCCAGATGAAGATACTGACGCTGAAGACTAGCCGAGAAGCGACGGAGCCTGAAGCGATGGGTAAGGTGGCAGACTGGGAGTGGGAGGATGAGGAGATGGTCAAGAAGGGTTCCGCTGTGGTGGAGGTCATCAAAGAACCTCGCCGAACCTTTGAAGATATCTTTGAGTTTGACCAATAA
- the zp3d.2 gene encoding zona pellucida sperm-binding protein 3d.2 isoform X3, with translation MKLTVLWMINGQMTYSNTLQYNPEMHLGLIRRSVPFVMPVVCNYTRYQYSYKVGYLPKMRMRHIFKAMRNRANFILTPLNVRWERFSPSDKYVLGEPMRFEAEGPSVPQDMRLYVHSCYATPNKSHISKPQFPVVKDFGCMIESKYGRSRFIPYKNNVVRFSVDAFYFQGMTDQQLYMHCTMSVESDVPTPTAKTCNYDTNLGRWVELHGWDWVCACCDSSCGSAAGLSEVTTSRGWKVQPRGQPFKNHKRKQPLFFSTTTTTTTTTVAPSVVKTTLEVIQSPTTPRLQLIDVTELKWPFGGRGVEWVEEEEQVMEEDVLETHPDFDIVKHSHEPKVKAMEKSQMKILTLKTSREATEPEAMGKVADWEWEDEEMVKKGSAVVEVIKEPRRTFEDIFEFDQ, from the exons ATGAAATTAACCGTTTTATGG ATGATTAATGGACAGATGACCTATTCGAACACACTGCAGTACAACCCCGAGATGCACCTTGGCCTAATAAGGAGATCAGTGCCCTTTGTGATGCCCGTTGTCTGCAATTACACCAG GTATCAATACTCCTACAAAGTTGGCTACCTTCCAAAAATGCGCATGCGCCACATCTTCAAAGCAATGAGGAACAGAGCCAATTTTATCCTGACACCACTGAACG TTCGTTGGGAAAGGTTTTCTCCGTCTGATAAGTACGTCCTGGGTGAGCCCATGCGCTTTGAGGCCGAGGGTCCGTCTGTGCCCCAAGACATGAGGCTGTATGTCCACTCGTGCTATGCCACACCCAATAAGTCGCACATCTCCAAGCCTCAATTTCCAGTTGTGAAGGATTttgg GTGCATGATTGAAAGCAAATATGGTCGCTCCAGATTCATCCCGTACAAGAACAACGTTGTCCGATTTTCCGTGGATGCTTTCTACTTCCAAGGAATGACGGATCAA CAACTCTACATGCACTGCACCATGTCGGTTGAAAGTGACGTTCCCACTCCGACGGCAAAGACCTGCAACTACGACACAAACTTAGGAAG ATGGGTGGAGCTCCATGGCTGGGACTGGGTGTGCGCCTGCTGTGACTCCAGCTGTGGCTCTGCTGCCGGTT TGAGTGAAGTAACCACCAGCAGAGGGTGGAAAGTGCAGCCAAGAGGGCAACCGTTCAAAAACCACAAGAGGAAGCAGCCATTGTTCTTCTccactaccaccaccaccaccaccacgacaGTCGCACCTTCCGTGGTGAAGACCACCTTGGAGGTCATTCAAAGCCCGACCACACCGCGGCTCCAACTGATTGATGTGACAGAGTTAAAGTGGCCGTTTGGCGGGAGAGGAGTGGAGTGggtagaggaggaggagcaggtgATGGAGGAGGATGTCTTGGAAACCCATCCAGACTTTGACATCGTCAAACATTCCCACG AGCCTAAAGTGAAAGCCATGGAAAAATCCCAGATGAAGATACTGACGCTGAAGACTAGCCGAGAAGCGACGGAGCCTGAAGCGATGGGTAAGGTGGCAGACTGGGAGTGGGAGGATGAGGAGATGGTCAAGAAGGGTTCCGCTGTGGTGGAGGTCATCAAAGAACCTCGCCGAACCTTTGAAGATATCTTTGAGTTTGACCAATAA
- the zp3d.2 gene encoding zona pellucida sperm-binding protein 3d.2 isoform X2 gives MIYFLFLIFLSLFSSFQGGKAPLRRAIPPFTSALTNRTMTDSLENLTFPQAYLKLPVFVHSELPPLEKLHLYPVKASGLEPLPRPVRVRLLPGPARPPGPSGHRTVRTSCKMDKMLVRVPKSILGVGEINQLKLGSCQATKSSKNYIYFLHGLDQCGTKRQMINGQMTYSNTLQYNPEMHLGLIRRSVPFVMPVVCNYTRYQYSYKVGYLPKMRMRHIFKAMRNRANFILTPLNVRWERFSPSDKYVLGEPMRFEAEGPSVPQDMRLYVHSCYATPNKSHISKPQFPVVKDFGCMIESKYGRSRFIPYKNNVVRFSVDAFYFQGMTDQQLYMHCTMSVESDVPTPTAKTCNYDTNLGRWVELHGWDWVCACCDSSCGSAAVSEVTTSRGWKVQPRGQPFKNHKRKQPLFFSTTTTTTTTTVAPSVVKTTLEVIQSPTTPRLQLIDVTELKWPFGGRGVEWVEEEEQVMEEDVLETHPDFDIVKHSHEPKVKAMEKSQMKILTLKTSREATEPEAMGKVADWEWEDEEMVKKGSAVVEVIKEPRRTFEDIFEFDQ, from the exons ATGATTTATTTTCTATTCCTTATATTTTTGTCGCTGTTTTCCTCATTCCAAGGAGGGAAGGCGCCATTACGGCGTGCCATACCTCCATTCACGAGTGCTTTAACGAACCGGACCATGACTGACAGTTTAGAAAATCTGACTTTTCCGCAGGCGTACTTAAAACTACCCGTGTTCGTCCATTCCGAGCTACCGCCGCTGGAAAAGCTCCACTTGTACCCGGTCAAAGCTAGCGGCCTCGAGCCTCTACCAAGGCCCGTCCGAGTGCGCCTGCTCCCTGGGCCAGCCAGACCACCAGGCCCGTCGGGTCATCGCACCGTGAGGACCTCATGCAAAATGGACAAAATGCTCGTCCGAGTGCCCAAGAGCATCCTCGGTGTTGGCGAAATAAATCAGCTCAAACTGGGATCATGTCAAGCAACAAAATCGTCCAAGAATTATATTTATTTCCTTCATGGACTCGACCAGTGTGGAACCAAACGACAG ATGATTAATGGACAGATGACCTATTCGAACACACTGCAGTACAACCCCGAGATGCACCTTGGCCTAATAAGGAGATCAGTGCCCTTTGTGATGCCCGTTGTCTGCAATTACACCAG GTATCAATACTCCTACAAAGTTGGCTACCTTCCAAAAATGCGCATGCGCCACATCTTCAAAGCAATGAGGAACAGAGCCAATTTTATCCTGACACCACTGAACG TTCGTTGGGAAAGGTTTTCTCCGTCTGATAAGTACGTCCTGGGTGAGCCCATGCGCTTTGAGGCCGAGGGTCCGTCTGTGCCCCAAGACATGAGGCTGTATGTCCACTCGTGCTATGCCACACCCAATAAGTCGCACATCTCCAAGCCTCAATTTCCAGTTGTGAAGGATTttgg GTGCATGATTGAAAGCAAATATGGTCGCTCCAGATTCATCCCGTACAAGAACAACGTTGTCCGATTTTCCGTGGATGCTTTCTACTTCCAAGGAATGACGGATCAA CAACTCTACATGCACTGCACCATGTCGGTTGAAAGTGACGTTCCCACTCCGACGGCAAAGACCTGCAACTACGACACAAACTTAGGAAG ATGGGTGGAGCTCCATGGCTGGGACTGGGTGTGCGCCTGCTGTGACTCCAGCTGTGGCTCTGCTGCCG TGAGTGAAGTAACCACCAGCAGAGGGTGGAAAGTGCAGCCAAGAGGGCAACCGTTCAAAAACCACAAGAGGAAGCAGCCATTGTTCTTCTccactaccaccaccaccaccaccacgacaGTCGCACCTTCCGTGGTGAAGACCACCTTGGAGGTCATTCAAAGCCCGACCACACCGCGGCTCCAACTGATTGATGTGACAGAGTTAAAGTGGCCGTTTGGCGGGAGAGGAGTGGAGTGggtagaggaggaggagcaggtgATGGAGGAGGATGTCTTGGAAACCCATCCAGACTTTGACATCGTCAAACATTCCCACG AGCCTAAAGTGAAAGCCATGGAAAAATCCCAGATGAAGATACTGACGCTGAAGACTAGCCGAGAAGCGACGGAGCCTGAAGCGATGGGTAAGGTGGCAGACTGGGAGTGGGAGGATGAGGAGATGGTCAAGAAGGGTTCCGCTGTGGTGGAGGTCATCAAAGAACCTCGCCGAACCTTTGAAGATATCTTTGAGTTTGACCAATAA